The window GCTGCAGTGATCGTCGCCTGCGCGGCGGTGGCGACCAGGGTGGCCGGGGGGATCAGGAATGCGCACATCACCCCGAACGCGCCCCCGGACATATTCGTCGCCGACGCGGCATCCCGCGCCACCTGCACGTCGGCGGATACCTGCCGCACCCGGGCGGCGTGCGCGACGATCAGGTCATGGTCGAGCGCTATCTGATCGGCCACCGGTCACTCCTCGTGCTCTGCGCCGGTGCGTGCCTGTACCTCGTCACGCAGCCGCGAAACGACGGGGGAGTCGTCCCCGAACGCGGCCGCGGCCAGCCCCATCGCCTGCGCCCCGGCGTCGCGGGCCGCTTCCTGCGCGGTGACGACGATCAGCCGGGACAGGTCCCGCGCCCGCAGCTCAAGCGCGGCATCCGACAATTCCACATCCACCAGCCGGCCCGACGCGTCCACCGTCACCGACAGCTCCCGTCGCTGCGAGTACGCCTTCCCGCGCACCGCTTCGACCTGCGCACGCATCTGCTGCGCCGCCCGCGCACGTTCCTGCGCCTGCTCGACCTGCAACCGCACCCGCTCGATCAACAGGTCCGGATCATCGGCACCGAAATCACTCATCCCGATCGATGATACGAGACTGCACGCCCCCTCGCGCGAGCGGTTCATCGTGCGCGGCCCTCGCTCAGACATCCCGAGCCTCGGGGTATTCGACGGGAATCGCATGGATGTCGTGCGCGGTCGCCGAGGGCAGCGTGCCCACACCCGGGTCGCCGTCGACGTCGCCCGGCTGAACGCCGCTCTGCCCGAGCGCGGCCGGTGACGGGCGCGCTCGGGCCGCGGGATCCCGTACTGCGTCGCCATTCGTCTGCGGCGCCGCGGTTTGAATCGCCGACCTCACAGGTCTGCGGGATACACGATGTCGATCTCAGAGATCGTGGGCGAGAAGTCCTTGCGATTGTTGGTGAGGAACACATCCGCGCCCGCGGCGACGGCGGTGGCGAGGTGTGCGGCATCGGCGGCACGCAGCGCATACGCCACCGAGAGCGCAACGGCCAGGCGAGCCGTCTGCTCGTCGAATGGGCGCAGGTCCAGGCGGCTCAGCACGCCTGCGAGGGCGGCGACCTCTTCGGAATGCGGGTCGGCGCGCAGCGGCTTGGCCAGCATCTCCGGCAGCAGCAGCACGGAACCGATGCCGGCGGGCGTACCGGACTGTTCGAACAATCGCACGACCTTGGTGCCCAGGGGATGCGCACGGTCGGCGGCATAGATCAGTACATCGGCGTCGAAGGCGATGAGCTCCGTCATCGCGCGGCGCGTCCACGTCGCACGTCGGCGACGAGTTGGTCGGCACGCCCCGCGCTCAGCACGGCACGCCGCACAGGACGGGCGCGTGCGGCTTCGAGCAGCTCGCCGATCTCGTCGGCGGATTCCCATGCGCGGCGGGCTCGACGGGCCGCCAGTGCGGTCGGATTGACGATGACGGCAACGACATGCCCGTGTCGGGTGATCTCGATCTCTTCGCCCTCGCCCACGCGATCGAGCAGGTGGGGAAGCGTCTGCCGGGCGGTGCTTGCGCTGACAACGGCCATGTACCTAATTGTACAATAGTGTACATATACGTACAAGGCGGCTGGGCGTCGGCGAGAGTGCATCTGACGGAAGAAGGGTAGGAAAA is drawn from Microbacterium protaetiae and contains these coding sequences:
- a CDS encoding YbaB/EbfC family nucleoid-associated protein: MSDFGADDPDLLIERVRLQVEQAQERARAAQQMRAQVEAVRGKAYSQRRELSVTVDASGRLVDVELSDAALELRARDLSRLIVVTAQEAARDAGAQAMGLAAAAFGDDSPVVSRLRDEVQARTGAEHEE
- a CDS encoding PIN domain-containing protein, with protein sequence MTELIAFDADVLIYAADRAHPLGTKVVRLFEQSGTPAGIGSVLLLPEMLAKPLRADPHSEEVAALAGVLSRLDLRPFDEQTARLAVALSVAYALRAADAAHLATAVAAGADVFLTNNRKDFSPTISEIDIVYPADL
- a CDS encoding type II toxin-antitoxin system Phd/YefM family antitoxin, giving the protein MAVVSASTARQTLPHLLDRVGEGEEIEITRHGHVVAVIVNPTALAARRARRAWESADEIGELLEAARARPVRRAVLSAGRADQLVADVRRGRAAR